A window from Kovacikia minuta CCNUW1 encodes these proteins:
- a CDS encoding DUF938 domain-containing protein, protein MPEFSDARQYAPATERNREPILEVLQRVLPPQGTVLEISSGTGEHAVFFASHLYPRKWIPSDPNPIARASIAAWREHCATDNAVPPDQFRCLRSSLECGAARPATALTTD, encoded by the coding sequence ATGCCTGAATTTTCTGATGCTCGCCAATATGCGCCTGCAACAGAACGCAATCGAGAGCCGATTCTGGAGGTGTTACAACGCGTGTTACCCCCCCAGGGGACAGTGTTAGAAATATCGAGCGGCACGGGAGAACACGCAGTCTTTTTTGCTTCCCACCTTTATCCACGTAAATGGATTCCTTCAGACCCAAACCCGATCGCCCGCGCTAGTATTGCCGCATGGCGAGAACATTGTGCCACGGATAACGCTGTACCCCCCGATCAATTTAGATGTCTGCGCTCCAGTTTGGAGTGTGGAGCAGCAAGACCTGCCACAGCACTTACAACAGATTGA
- a CDS encoding DUF938 domain-containing protein, producing the protein MEQQDLPQHLQQIDLRREPIGAIVNINMIHIAPWAACLGLMAGAKRILPAEGVLYLYGPFKQGGKHTAPSNAAFDQSLQMQNPDWGVRNLEQVVAVAEAQNLSLVEIHPMPANNLSVIFKKCEN; encoded by the coding sequence GTGGAGCAGCAAGACCTGCCACAGCACTTACAACAGATTGACCTCAGGCGGGAACCGATTGGGGCGATCGTTAACATTAACATGATTCATATCGCTCCCTGGGCAGCTTGTTTGGGATTAATGGCAGGCGCAAAGCGAATTTTGCCAGCAGAGGGGGTTTTGTATCTCTATGGTCCCTTCAAACAGGGGGGCAAACATACCGCCCCCAGTAATGCCGCCTTTGATCAAAGCCTTCAGATGCAAAACCCGGATTGGGGCGTGCGAAATCTAGAACAGGTTGTCGCTGTTGCTGAGGCACAAAACCTCTCGCTTGTTGAAATTCATCCGATGCCTGCAAACAACTTGTCTGTCATTTTCAAAAAGTGTGAGAACTAA
- a CDS encoding Uma2 family endonuclease, whose translation MTTAIPASITLEEFLKLPETKPASEFADGRIYQKPMPQGKHSRLQLKFCETANRIAEAPRIALAFPELRGTFGGRSIVPDAAVFIWGRIPFDADGEVPKAFEIYPDWVVEILSSEQKATKVISNILHCLKYGAQLGWLVDPDERLILAFMPGQEPIELTGSDRLLTPKFLPMELTVAQVFEWLKVS comes from the coding sequence ATGACTACAGCGATTCCGGCATCGATTACGCTCGAAGAATTTCTTAAACTACCAGAAACGAAGCCTGCCAGTGAGTTCGCTGATGGTCGCATCTACCAGAAACCAATGCCTCAAGGTAAACACTCCCGGCTCCAACTGAAGTTTTGTGAGACTGCCAATCGTATTGCAGAAGCACCACGAATTGCCCTCGCCTTTCCTGAGTTGCGCGGTACGTTTGGGGGAAGATCGATCGTCCCTGATGCGGCTGTATTTATTTGGGGGCGAATTCCGTTTGATGCCGATGGCGAAGTGCCGAAGGCCTTTGAGATTTATCCTGATTGGGTGGTGGAAATTCTTTCTTCTGAACAGAAAGCAACCAAAGTCATTAGCAACATTTTGCATTGCCTTAAATACGGCGCTCAGTTGGGATGGTTAGTTGATCCAGACGAGCGGTTAATTCTGGCATTCATGCCAGGGCAGGAACCGATCGAGCTAACCGGGAGCGATCGCCTACTGACTCCAAAATTTCTGCCGATGGAGTTAACGGTTGCTCAGGTTTTTGAATGGCTAAAAGTGAGTTGA
- a CDS encoding EcsC family protein: MSTPDESRSCFEQLNQTIANLFQTVSDAVKETTTTVEETIEPPLHRAVAQSTETIGRIVTPIAENPVVQFATRMPGLRWLMAALGQVNVEEVQREVAQLRQKYPLETPEQLAHRAVVETALKAGGVGLITNFIPPLAITLLALDLVAITALQAKMVYQIATIYGFSLTEPTRRGEVLAIWGLSMGGSGVLKGGLSIVEILPGIGMFVGVTSDITLIYSIGRAASRFYELKRRSAEEDSTDA; the protein is encoded by the coding sequence ATGTCAACCCCAGATGAATCGCGTTCTTGCTTTGAGCAGTTGAATCAGACGATCGCTAATCTTTTCCAAACGGTTTCCGATGCAGTTAAGGAAACGACCACTACCGTTGAAGAAACGATCGAGCCTCCCCTGCATCGGGCGGTGGCGCAAAGTACGGAAACCATTGGTCGGATTGTAACGCCGATCGCAGAAAACCCTGTTGTCCAATTTGCTACCCGGATGCCAGGGTTGCGCTGGCTGATGGCAGCCCTGGGGCAGGTTAATGTGGAAGAAGTTCAGCGCGAAGTTGCGCAACTGCGCCAGAAATATCCCCTGGAAACGCCCGAACAACTTGCCCACCGCGCAGTTGTAGAGACAGCACTGAAGGCAGGTGGAGTGGGGCTGATCACCAATTTTATCCCACCCTTAGCCATCACCCTGTTGGCTCTTGATCTGGTCGCAATTACAGCCCTCCAGGCAAAAATGGTTTATCAGATTGCAACCATCTATGGATTTTCCCTGACTGAACCAACCCGTAGAGGCGAAGTGCTGGCAATTTGGGGGTTATCGATGGGTGGGTCGGGTGTATTAAAAGGTGGACTCAGCATTGTAGAAATTCTTCCAGGGATTGGCATGTTCGTTGGTGTCACCAGCGATATTACGCTGATCTATTCCATCGGACGGGCTGCCAGTCGTTTTTATGAGTTAAAACGGCGATCGGCAGAGGAAGATTCAACCGATGCCTGA